Below is a window of Perca flavescens isolate YP-PL-M2 chromosome 12, PFLA_1.0, whole genome shotgun sequence DNA.
ACCTCTGACCTagttgccgctgacctttcaaaagtgcaaccaatgagataacagcAGGTTGTTACCTAGCAATGGGTAATAGGTTCCTTGCCACCCTAGATGACATTTACCTGCGCTGCGCTTTGCTCTCTAACGCTTTGCTCTACTACCTAGTGGTGCGCAGAGAGCAAATCATGCGTATCATGTGTAGGCTGCTTAAAACTGTGAAGACGAGGGGACAAAATCAACAAAAGAGCCAAGCCCAGCGCGTTTTGATTGCATTCAGGTGTGAACAGAGCCTTGTGAGTGATGCCCAGAGCAGAAACCCTAAAGCTTTGTACcctaaatgcaacattttatcACTGTGCAGTAGCTGCCACTGACAAGTCACTTTTAACGTGCTGCAGCCTCAGCAAGACAAACAATTCCCAAAGCAGATGGCCACCATGTAGATAAAGAAACATAAAATTCATGCCAAGAAAAAATGCTGCACGTGACCTAAATCACTGAAAGGTACTGCACAGGTGGAACAGGGTAAGAGGACAGAGGGGTGTGGGAGGCCACTAACCATTAGACTGAGGGTGGTAGGCGCCGGGCTGAGAGTAAGGGATGGAAGCCTGGCCAGGGAATTGCTGCTGGAAGTTTCCGCTGAAACTGGTCGGGAGGCAGTAGGAAGATGCATTTCCAAAGCCGGCGGGCATGCTCATAGAGCCAGTGCCAAACGAGGCTACGAGACACACGTAGCATGTGTGTAAAtgcatgcgcacgcacacacacaaattctaGATATGTTGGCAAATCACAAAGCTTCTTGGCAATGCAATTACATCAAAGTAACAacaatgtttaattaaaaaatgtaaatgtgcacACACCCGCAGCTGGAGCTCTGCCATTGGTCTGGAAAGGGTTGGTGGCCATCTCCGGGGCGACGGCTGCAGCAACGAAAGGATTTGTGGATGGGACGGCTAGATGAAATGCAGGTGGAAGTTGCAAAATTAGtgggaaaatgtattttaatattcTGTATGCATCACTGTAGTGGTAATCACTATAACCACCTCCAAAGCCAGgctgcatgctgggtaacacAGGTGGATTCTGGGCGGGCGATGAACCAAGCACTGGTCCAAATAAGTTCCTGTGAAGAAAATGCCCCGATTAGATGTGGTTACATTCGTTTAACACATGCAAGACGCATGACATGCATTAATTAACCTGTAGAACTGATACACTGATAGTGTAATAGTTTGCCGATTTTTCTTTAGCTGTGAAAGGATGTCTCATAAATTTCAGGGGAAACTGTTGACTGGATTTGAAAATTTTAGTTGGGATTCAAATGTATGCATTCTCTTAGCTTCGCCGTAGCTGAGCTGGCGTgcgccaatgtgacgtcaaaatgatgtagATCTCGCTGGCACGCCAGGAGGACTTTTTTTTACCGGCGAGCGACAAAGAATAAACAGGAAGCATGAACGAGCTTGAgggcaaccggatgccaggactctcagagtgactgcaagtcataaaagaactcctcttaacccagtaaacttactgggttaagaggagttcttttatggcgaatgaaaggcttgatctggcgaagtaggtcatcgaatcaaatcgaagcattgacgtcaatgctgctgccagttctgctgttgtttacctttttcttcttcttctagtcggtagcctttcctcattagcgccacctctgttcaggagcaGACTACAACTAGTTACAACGCGCAGTTAAGGCGCTCCCATGACATCACACAGGCGCTCGACAGGCCAGTATACCCCACGTTTAAGTGATCCACTACACCATTTCACCATGTGAGGAACATTATTCAACAACACACGTTGCACACTGAATTAATCAACGTCATGTAGTATTCATACAGTGTTTGTAGGCCAAGGAGCAGAGGCACCCTGTGTAGGAAATTAACAGTTTCTGGTAAACATTTATTAGCAGTGCTATTATTACTTCGTGTGTCTGCCAGTCTCTCACCCTGGCACATTGCTGGCTGTGGTAACAACAGAGCTGAGCTCGTTGTCCAACTCAGCCAGAGCAGCGTATCGATCCTCTCTGCGGCTCTCTGTCTGGGACTGGGTAGGGACGGCATTAGACATTGACGGGATTGGCACACCTCCCCCTTtcggaaaaaaaagatttattttaaataagatACTCACAAATCAAGTGCCACATGCATACGCAACCACACACTCAAATAATAGAGAAttaaaaggaacatgccgacttattgggactttagcttattccccgtatcccccagagttggTTAactccatacatacccttcttatctctgtgcgtgtcctaactctgtctgaccCCCACTGCCAgactagcttagcacagatcctggaggtaacctgctccatctagcctactgctcccagtaagtgacaaaataacgccaacatgttcctatttacatgttgtgatttgtatagtcacagcgtgtacaaataacaaggtcacatgagacacagccgtcttctaaccatatacatactgggaactatattctcagaaggcgaagcactgctacttctgctacttgggcagagtgatttgctcgcagcacccgagaagccccgtggtgaggagcagagagtaacaatggtgcttttttttttaggtgttgCGCTACTCACTTCGCCCAactagcagtgcttcgccttctgagaatatagttgttgctgtgctaagctaggctagcggtgggtgcgtcagagttatgcacggagatgagaagggtatgtatggactgggggatacggtgaataagacaaagtcccaataagtcggcgtgttcctttaactaaaGATTCAGGGAAAAGCGTGGTATTTTGTAACAGGTTTAGGGCTAAATGTCCAATGGGTGTCTCCTTTCACAGCACTTTTATCAaattaattcaaattgaaaggaCGTGTCGGCGTGTTTTCCAACTTTGCTAACGACGTAGCATGTCTAAAGTGCTTAAGAGCATTAgtttaaaaaccttttaaatCTTCCAAGAGAAATGTGCTTCCATCAAATTTTCCAACAGTAGTGATGATCAGCGTCAGTGCTTCATGCATCTATAGGTGATTACAGAAAGGGCTTGCCCAGTGGACACAGTGGGTAAGAAACGAATAAGTTTattagtaaaaataaaaaatactgagATGAGGGCGAGTGTGTGGATAGGGTGGAGGAAAGACAatggtggggagggggggtacCTGATGAAAAGGACTTTGAGGGGGGTGACGTGCTCAGATGGGATGGAATTGTAGTGTTTCCAAATGCCTCAAAGTTGGCAAAGTTGGTATCTGAATTACCCTGAGGTGCTGCAGCCATACACAAGGAAAAATGAACAATGAATgtggaaataaaaacaatggcAGGGCAATGCATGGGATGATGACATACCAGGCTTCACACTGCTAAATATCTGTATTACGGTGTATTGAGTGTCTGAGTGAAATGTTGGACCTTTTGAGAGAAAGCTACAGCTATCTTACCTGACTGGCTGGGAAAATGTGCAAAGTTGGCAAAGTTGGTAGAGCTGGAAGATTGAGTGGGTGGAGCGGCAAAGATGTCTCCTCCCAGGTCAGAGAGCAAGTCAAACTTCTTCTCCTGAGCAGCGCTGTGAGCCTGGGAACGACCTAGCCCCGGAGACTGGGCAGTGGGCGCGCAAATTAAAGAGTTAAAAGTCTTCTCCATCCAAATTCCAAAAGACATCGTAGACGCTTATCCAACGGACAAATAGAACCTCAGAGAACATTTCTGTTACCTGGCGCAGTGGGGTCTTGTTGAGCTGCAGGGTCTTGAGGGGTTGCACTTCTGGGGTACTACCAGTGCTGCTGGCTGAGGAGCCAGAGGCTTGGACACTAGCTACTGCCCTTGCCTGGTCTGGAGGAACATACCTAGGCATCCAGGaaagaacaccaacacaaatgCAGAGTATTAaca
It encodes the following:
- the agfg1b gene encoding arf-GAP domain and FG repeat-containing protein 1b isoform X2; translated protein: MATSAKRKQEETHLKMLREMTSLPANRKCFDCDQRGPTYVNMTVGSFVCTTCSGILRGLNPPHRVKSISMTTFTHQEIEFLQKHSNEVCKHIWLGLYDDRTLVVPDFREPLKVKEFLQEKYEKKRWYVPPDQARAVASVQASGSSASSTGSTPEVQPLKTLQLNKTPLRQSPGLGRSQAHSAAQEKKFDLLSDLGGDIFAAPPTQSSSSTNFANFAHFPSQSGGGVPIPSMSNAVPTQSQTESRREDRYAALAELDNELSSVVTTASNVPGNLFGPVLGSSPAQNPPVLPSMQPGFGAVPSTNPFVAAAVAPEMATNPFQTNGRAPAAASFGTGSMSMPAGFGNASSYCLPTSFSGNFQQQFPGQASIPYSQPGAYHPQSNGPAFPVYGQNKTSMTPFGQPLAGPGMSNNPFMAGAPAGSFPSAGSTNPFL
- the agfg1b gene encoding arf-GAP domain and FG repeat-containing protein 1b isoform X1; this encodes MATSAKRKQEETHLKMLREMTSLPANRKCFDCDQRGPTYVNMTVGSFVCTTCSGILRGLNPPHRVKSISMTTFTHQEIEFLQKHSNEVCKHIWLGLYDDRTLVVPDFREPLKVKEFLQEKYEKKRWYVPPDQARAVASVQASGSSASSTGSTPEVQPLKTLQLNKTPLRQSPGLGRSQAHSAAQEKKFDLLSDLGGDIFAAPPTQSSSSTNFANFAHFPSQSAPQGNSDTNFANFEAFGNTTIPSHLSTSPPSKSFSSGGGVPIPSMSNAVPTQSQTESRREDRYAALAELDNELSSVVTTASNVPGNLFGPVLGSSPAQNPPVLPSMQPGFGAVPSTNPFVAAAVAPEMATNPFQTNGRAPAAASFGTGSMSMPAGFGNASSYCLPTSFSGNFQQQFPGQASIPYSQPGAYHPQSNGPAFPVYGQNKTSMTPFGQPLAGPGMSNNPFMAGAPAGSFPSAGSTNPFL
- the agfg1b gene encoding arf-GAP domain and FG repeat-containing protein 1b isoform X3 — encoded protein: MATSAKRKQEETHLKMLREMTSLPANRKCFDCDQRGPTYVNMTVGSFVCTTCSGILRGLNPPHRVKSISMTTFTHQEIEFLQKHSNEVCKHIWLGLYDDRTLVVPDFREPLKVKEFLQEKYEKKRWYVPPDQARAVASVQASGSSASSTGSTPEVQPLKTLQLNKTPLRQSPGLGRSQAHSAAQEKKFDLLSDLGGDIFAAPPTQSSSSTNFANFAHFPSQSAPQGNSDTNFANFEAFGNTTIPSHLSTSPPSKSFSSGGGVPIPSMSNAVPTQSQTESRREDRYAALAELDNELSSVVTTASNVPGNLFGPVLGSSPAQNPPVLPSMQPGFGAVPSTNPFVAAAVAPEMATNPFQTNGRAPAAGPAFPVYGQNKTSMTPFGQPLAGPGMSNNPFMAGAPAGSFPSAGSTNPFL